The following proteins are co-located in the Micromonospora viridifaciens genome:
- the ribH gene encoding 6,7-dimethyl-8-ribityllumazine synthase, whose translation MAGFGEPGVTSVDAAGLTVGIVAARWHGDLTDHMVDRAMAAAEACGARSVVARVAGSVELPVVAQAMARRYDVVVALGVVVRGATAHFDYVCKSVTEGLTRVALDEGKPVAHGVLTVETIEQARDRAGLPGSAEDKGWAATLAALDAALAIRGLDATNGHRVGF comes from the coding sequence ATGGCGGGTTTCGGGGAACCGGGCGTCACCTCGGTGGACGCCGCCGGGCTGACCGTCGGCATCGTGGCCGCGCGCTGGCACGGCGACCTCACCGACCACATGGTCGACCGGGCAATGGCCGCCGCCGAGGCGTGCGGCGCGCGGTCCGTGGTGGCCCGGGTGGCCGGCTCGGTGGAGCTGCCCGTGGTGGCCCAGGCGATGGCCCGCCGGTACGACGTGGTGGTCGCGCTCGGCGTGGTGGTCCGGGGCGCGACGGCCCACTTCGACTACGTCTGCAAGTCGGTGACCGAGGGGCTGACCCGGGTCGCGCTGGACGAGGGCAAGCCGGTGGCGCACGGGGTGCTCACGGTGGAGACCATCGAGCAGGCCCGGGACCGGGCCGGGCTGCCCGGCTCGGCGGAGGACAAGGGCTGGGCGGCCACCCTCGCGGCCCTCGACGCCGCCCTGGCCATCCGCGGCCTCGACGCCACCAACGGCCACCGCGTCGGCTTCTGA
- a CDS encoding bifunctional 3,4-dihydroxy-2-butanone-4-phosphate synthase/GTP cyclohydrolase II, which yields MTTFGSIEQAVADIAAGRPVVVVDDEDRENEGDLIFAAELATPELVAFMVRYTSGYICVPLTESECDRLDLPPMHHTNQDRRGTAYTVTVDAREGVSTGISAADRSHTIRLLADPATGPTDLARPGHVVPLRARAGGVLRRPGHTEAAVDLTRLAGLRPAGVLCELVNDDGTMMRLPDLEKFCAEHGLTLITIADLIAYRRRTEKQVEQVAEARMPTAYGVFRALGYRSEHDTAEHVALVMGDLGDGADVLVRVHSECLTGDVFGSLRCDCGPQLQAALARVAQEGRGVVLYVRGHEGRGIGLLHKLQAYQLQDQGRDTVDANLDLGLPADARDYGTGAQILYDLGVRSMRLLTNNPAKRAGLEGYGLTVSGREGLPVRSNPENVRYLRTKRDRMGHLLEGLDEVTEAPMGRPVAGDEIGA from the coding sequence ATGACCACCTTTGGCTCCATCGAGCAGGCGGTGGCGGACATCGCCGCCGGCCGGCCCGTCGTCGTGGTCGACGACGAGGACCGGGAGAACGAGGGCGATCTGATCTTCGCGGCCGAGCTGGCCACCCCGGAGCTGGTCGCCTTCATGGTCCGCTACACCTCGGGCTACATCTGCGTGCCGCTCACCGAGAGCGAGTGCGACCGGCTGGACCTGCCGCCGATGCACCACACCAACCAGGACCGGCGGGGCACCGCGTACACGGTGACCGTGGACGCCCGGGAGGGGGTGAGCACCGGCATCTCGGCCGCCGACCGGTCCCACACCATCCGGCTGCTCGCCGACCCGGCGACCGGCCCGACCGACCTGGCCCGCCCCGGCCACGTGGTGCCGCTGCGCGCCCGCGCGGGCGGCGTGCTGCGCCGGCCCGGCCACACCGAGGCGGCCGTCGACCTGACCCGGCTGGCCGGCCTGCGCCCGGCCGGAGTGCTCTGCGAGCTGGTCAACGACGACGGCACCATGATGCGCCTGCCGGACCTGGAGAAGTTCTGCGCCGAGCACGGGCTGACCCTGATCACCATCGCCGACCTGATCGCCTACCGGCGACGCACGGAGAAGCAGGTGGAGCAGGTCGCCGAGGCGCGGATGCCCACCGCGTACGGGGTGTTCCGGGCGCTCGGCTACCGCAGCGAGCACGACACGGCCGAGCACGTCGCGCTGGTCATGGGCGACCTCGGTGACGGGGCGGACGTGCTGGTCCGGGTGCACTCCGAGTGCCTCACCGGCGACGTCTTCGGCTCGCTGCGCTGCGACTGCGGCCCGCAGTTGCAGGCCGCCCTGGCCCGGGTGGCCCAGGAGGGCCGCGGGGTGGTGCTCTACGTGCGCGGGCACGAGGGGCGCGGCATCGGGCTGCTGCACAAGCTGCAGGCGTACCAGCTGCAGGACCAGGGCCGGGACACCGTGGACGCGAACCTCGACCTGGGCCTGCCCGCCGACGCGCGCGACTACGGCACCGGTGCGCAGATCCTCTACGACCTGGGCGTCCGCTCGATGCGGCTGCTGACCAACAACCCGGCCAAGCGGGCCGGCCTGGAGGGGTACGGCCTGACGGTGAGCGGCCGCGAGGGGCTGCCCGTCCGGTCGAACCCGGAGAACGTCCGCTACCTGCGGACCAAGCGGGACCGGATGGGCCACCTCCTGGAGGGGCTGGACGAGGTGACCGAGGCGCCGATGGGCCGCCCGGTCGCCGGCGACGAGATCGGAGCGTAG
- the pnuC gene encoding nicotinamide riboside transporter PnuC, whose protein sequence is MGPLGWLLDAQFQIAGSPVLVREVVGNVFGLASALFGLRRLVWAWPVGMIGNALLFTVFLGGAFATPQAHDLYGQAGRQVFFFAVSLYGWWRWSRNRRAGGGERPAVTPRWATGRERLGLLAAAVAGTAVAYPVLAALGSWGPLPDAWILVGSLLATYGMARGWVDFWLIWIAVDAVGVPLLLRGGFYPSAAMYLVYGGFCLAGLAAWWRTSRATPPARTPIYSEAVA, encoded by the coding sequence ATGGGCCCGCTCGGCTGGCTGCTCGACGCCCAGTTCCAGATCGCCGGCTCGCCGGTGCTGGTCCGGGAGGTCGTCGGCAACGTCTTCGGTCTCGCCTCCGCGCTGTTCGGGTTGCGCCGGCTGGTCTGGGCCTGGCCGGTCGGCATGATCGGCAACGCCCTGCTGTTCACCGTGTTCCTCGGCGGCGCCTTCGCCACGCCGCAGGCGCACGACCTCTACGGCCAGGCCGGGCGGCAGGTGTTCTTCTTCGCGGTGAGCCTCTACGGCTGGTGGCGCTGGTCGCGCAACCGCCGCGCCGGTGGCGGGGAGCGGCCGGCGGTCACCCCGCGCTGGGCCACCGGCCGGGAGCGGCTCGGCCTGCTCGCCGCCGCGGTGGCCGGCACCGCCGTCGCGTACCCGGTGCTGGCGGCGCTCGGCTCGTGGGGGCCGCTGCCGGACGCCTGGATCCTGGTCGGCAGCCTGCTCGCCACGTACGGCATGGCCCGCGGCTGGGTGGACTTCTGGCTGATCTGGATCGCCGTCGACGCGGTCGGCGTACCGCTGCTACTGCGCGGCGGGTTCTATCCGTCCGCGGCGATGTACCTGGTCTACGGCGGGTTCTGCCTGGCCGGCCTGGCCGCCTGGTGGCGTACCTCGCGGGCGACGCCGCCGGCCCGCACCCCGATCTACTCGGAGGCTGTCGCATGA
- a CDS encoding riboflavin synthase: MFTGIVEELGEVVRTTETGGDSALVAIRGPLVTADARHGDSIAVNGVCLTVVDVDGGVFTADVMGETLRRTALGALRPGDPVNLERAAALNSRLGGHIVQGHVDGVGEVLSREPAAQWETVRFRLPAGLSRYVVEKGSITVDGVSLTVAGVGDDWFAVGLIPTTLKLTTLGAKGVGDPVNLEVDVLAKYVERLLGDRAAGGAR; the protein is encoded by the coding sequence ATGTTCACCGGCATCGTCGAGGAGTTGGGCGAGGTCGTCCGGACCACCGAGACCGGGGGCGACTCCGCGTTGGTGGCCATCCGCGGCCCGCTGGTCACCGCCGACGCCCGGCACGGCGACTCCATCGCCGTCAACGGGGTCTGCCTGACCGTGGTGGACGTCGACGGCGGCGTCTTCACCGCCGACGTGATGGGGGAGACCCTGCGCCGCACCGCGCTCGGGGCGCTGCGCCCGGGCGACCCGGTGAACCTGGAGCGGGCCGCCGCGCTGAACAGCCGGCTCGGCGGGCACATCGTCCAGGGCCACGTCGACGGGGTCGGTGAGGTCCTGTCCCGGGAGCCGGCCGCGCAGTGGGAGACGGTCCGCTTCCGGCTGCCCGCCGGGCTCTCCCGGTATGTGGTGGAGAAGGGCTCGATCACCGTCGACGGCGTCTCGCTGACCGTCGCCGGGGTCGGCGACGACTGGTTCGCCGTCGGGCTGATCCCCACCACCCTCAAGCTCACCACGCTCGGCGCCAAGGGCGTCGGCGACCCGGTCAACCTCGAGGTGGACGTGCTCGCCAAGTACGTCGAGCGGCTGCTCGGGGACCGGGCGGCGGGAGGTGCCCGCTGA
- the ribD gene encoding bifunctional diaminohydroxyphosphoribosylaminopyrimidine deaminase/5-amino-6-(5-phosphoribosylamino)uracil reductase RibD: MASVSVDEAMRRAIDLSARGLGTTSPNPVVGCVLLDADGEVVGEGFHAYAGGPHAEIVALAQAGSRARGGTAVVTLEPCDHTGRTGPCSHALIAAGVARVVIAVADPNPVASGGAATLRAAGIEVEVGVRAQEAEAGNIAWLTSMRRGWPYVIWKYAATLDGRSAAADGTSMWITSEAARIDVHALRGTVDAVIVGVGTVLADDPRLTARNLRDGTLAIRQPLRVVVDSSGRTPADARVRDGAARTWIATAEEVGAGPDGRVDLPALLAELHHRGVRAALLEGGPRLAGAFLAAGLVDKVVGYVAPKLLGAGPTALLDAGVTTIADVIDLELTDVTQIGPDLRITALPRKREA, from the coding sequence ATGGCGAGCGTCTCCGTCGACGAGGCGATGCGCCGTGCGATCGATCTGTCCGCCCGTGGCCTCGGCACCACCAGCCCGAACCCGGTGGTCGGCTGCGTGCTCCTCGACGCCGACGGTGAGGTCGTCGGCGAGGGATTCCACGCGTACGCGGGCGGCCCGCACGCCGAGATCGTCGCCCTCGCCCAGGCCGGCAGCCGGGCCCGGGGCGGCACCGCCGTCGTCACCCTGGAGCCGTGCGACCACACCGGCCGCACCGGCCCCTGCAGCCACGCGCTCATCGCGGCCGGGGTGGCCCGGGTGGTGATCGCCGTCGCCGACCCCAACCCGGTCGCCTCCGGCGGCGCGGCCACCCTGCGCGCCGCCGGGATCGAGGTGGAGGTCGGGGTACGCGCCCAGGAGGCCGAGGCCGGCAACATCGCCTGGCTGACCTCGATGCGCCGTGGCTGGCCGTACGTGATCTGGAAGTACGCCGCCACCCTCGACGGGCGTTCCGCCGCGGCCGACGGCACGAGCATGTGGATCACGTCGGAGGCGGCCCGGATCGACGTGCACGCCCTGCGCGGCACCGTCGACGCGGTGATCGTCGGGGTGGGCACCGTGCTCGCCGACGACCCCCGGCTCACCGCTCGCAACCTGCGCGACGGCACCCTGGCCATCCGGCAGCCGCTGCGGGTGGTGGTGGACAGCTCGGGGCGTACCCCGGCCGACGCCCGGGTGCGCGACGGCGCCGCCCGGACGTGGATCGCCACCGCCGAGGAGGTCGGCGCCGGCCCGGACGGCCGGGTCGACCTGCCGGCGCTGCTCGCGGAGCTGCACCACCGCGGCGTCCGGGCCGCCCTGCTGGAGGGCGGCCCCCGGCTGGCCGGCGCGTTCCTCGCCGCAGGCCTGGTCGACAAGGTCGTCGGGTACGTCGCGCCGAAGCTGCTCGGCGCCGGCCCGACCGCACTCCTCGACGCCGGCGTGACCACCATCGCCGACGTCATCGACCTGGAACTCACCGACGTCACGCAGATCGGCCCCGACCTGCGGATCACCGCGCTGCCCCGGAAGAGGGAGGCCTGA
- a CDS encoding response regulator, with protein sequence MDPAGERPDVVLVVDDDEDIARFVGFNLRLHGFEVLHASDGQEALEVIERQRPDLAVVDLMMPRIDGLELTRRLRADPMTSALPVIMLTAKGMTQDKVNGLSVGADDYLVKPFDTLELVARVNSTLRRYKEFREVSPLTGLPGNSRIRREISDRVRSGVDYAVGYIDIDRFKSVNDRYGFSRGDEFISALARSLHRAVVSIGLPPAFLGHVGGDDFVIVCAPEQVRPLTFRAVEDFEKAADALYDPVDRERGFVELKDRRGNVRRAHLVTLSIGVSLSDANKRFTNPLEAIAVASEMKSVAKGQPGSYVAVDRRRGVP encoded by the coding sequence GTGGACCCGGCCGGCGAGCGACCGGACGTCGTTCTGGTCGTCGACGACGACGAGGACATCGCGCGGTTCGTCGGGTTCAACCTGCGCCTGCACGGCTTCGAGGTGCTGCACGCCAGCGACGGCCAGGAGGCGCTCGAGGTGATCGAGCGGCAGCGGCCCGACCTGGCCGTGGTCGACCTGATGATGCCGCGCATCGACGGCCTGGAGCTGACCCGCCGGCTGCGGGCCGACCCGATGACCTCGGCCCTGCCGGTGATCATGCTGACCGCGAAGGGCATGACCCAGGACAAGGTCAACGGGCTCAGCGTCGGGGCCGACGACTACCTGGTCAAGCCCTTCGACACCCTGGAGCTGGTGGCCCGGGTCAACTCCACGCTGCGGCGCTACAAGGAGTTCCGGGAGGTCTCCCCGCTGACCGGGCTGCCCGGCAACAGTCGGATCCGGCGCGAGATCAGCGACCGGGTGCGCAGCGGGGTCGACTACGCCGTCGGGTACATCGACATCGACCGGTTCAAGAGCGTCAACGACCGGTACGGCTTCAGCCGCGGCGACGAGTTCATCTCCGCCCTGGCCCGCAGCCTGCACCGGGCCGTGGTGTCGATCGGTCTGCCGCCGGCGTTCCTCGGCCACGTCGGCGGCGACGACTTCGTCATCGTCTGCGCCCCGGAGCAGGTCCGCCCGCTGACCTTCCGCGCCGTGGAGGACTTCGAGAAGGCCGCCGACGCCCTCTACGACCCGGTCGACCGGGAACGCGGCTTCGTCGAGCTGAAGGACCGGCGGGGCAACGTCCGGCGGGCCCACCTGGTCACCCTCTCGATCGGGGTGTCCCTCTCCGACGCCAACAAGCGCTTCACCAACCCCCTGGAAGCGATCGCCGTCGCCTCCGAGATGAAGTCGGTCGCCAAGGGCCAACCCGGCTCGTACGTCGCGGTCGACCGCCGCCGGGGCGTGCCGTGA
- the rpe gene encoding ribulose-phosphate 3-epimerase, giving the protein MTVPPPIVAPSILAADFARLADEVRAVEHAADWLHVDVMDNHFVPNLTIGLPVVQSLRAATELPFDVHLMIEDPRRWAPGYADAGAYNVTFHAEACDDPVALAKDLRSAGAKAGLAIDRDTPIEPYLELLPSFDTLLIMTIKAGFGGQRFIPHLLDKVRTARRHVDGGHLELRIEVDGGIAADTIEQAAEAGADAFVAGTAVYGADDPAEAVRRLRALAERAASGA; this is encoded by the coding sequence GTGACCGTACCGCCGCCGATCGTCGCGCCCAGCATCCTGGCCGCCGATTTCGCCCGCCTCGCCGATGAGGTCCGCGCCGTCGAACACGCCGCCGACTGGTTGCATGTCGACGTCATGGACAACCACTTCGTGCCGAACCTGACCATCGGGCTGCCGGTGGTGCAGAGCCTGCGCGCGGCGACCGAGCTGCCGTTCGACGTGCATCTCATGATCGAGGACCCGCGCCGCTGGGCGCCCGGGTACGCCGACGCCGGGGCGTACAACGTCACGTTCCACGCCGAGGCGTGCGACGACCCGGTGGCGCTCGCGAAGGACCTCCGTTCGGCCGGAGCGAAGGCGGGGCTGGCGATCGACCGGGACACCCCGATCGAGCCGTACCTGGAGCTGCTGCCCAGCTTCGACACGCTGCTGATCATGACGATCAAGGCCGGCTTCGGCGGGCAGCGGTTCATCCCGCACCTGCTGGACAAGGTGCGCACCGCCCGGCGGCACGTCGACGGCGGCCACCTGGAGCTGCGGATCGAGGTCGACGGCGGGATCGCCGCCGACACGATCGAGCAGGCCGCCGAGGCGGGTGCCGACGCCTTCGTCGCCGGCACCGCGGTCTACGGCGCCGACGATCCCGCCGAGGCGGTACGCCGCCTGCGGGCGCTGGCGGAACGCGCGGCCTCCGGGGCCTGA
- a CDS encoding septum formation family protein: MRRWWTAAAVGATLLALAGCGAPAGVDGDLTDDWSALPPAETFVPAAEVCHPTIQDVGYLSGYNPIDCATSHRAETLHVGTLTGTDASRSTPPRAGSTGRRAAYAECGREVSKAVGGDWRSGRLRLTVVFPSPQAWSGGARWFRCDLFEVVSLDDDSVTARTASLRNALTPGSPLALGCFEPKISNDDLEEMRPVACTAKHHAEFVGVYPFPDVTYAEFKRSSTRAHKACRSLTAKYVKVPDNSDLQYRAGTIIYHPVEEQWNDGDRGVQCFLWVDDRTLTRSLKGAGSKGLPIR, encoded by the coding sequence ATGCGGCGATGGTGGACGGCGGCCGCCGTGGGCGCGACGCTGCTGGCGCTCGCCGGGTGCGGTGCGCCGGCCGGCGTGGACGGGGACCTGACCGACGACTGGTCCGCCCTCCCACCGGCCGAGACGTTCGTGCCGGCGGCCGAGGTCTGTCACCCCACGATCCAGGACGTCGGGTACCTCAGCGGCTACAACCCGATCGACTGCGCCACCTCGCACCGCGCCGAGACGCTGCACGTCGGCACGCTGACGGGTACGGACGCCAGCCGGAGCACTCCCCCGCGCGCCGGCTCGACCGGGCGGCGGGCCGCGTACGCCGAGTGTGGCCGGGAAGTCAGCAAGGCGGTCGGTGGCGACTGGCGTTCGGGGCGGCTCCGGCTCACCGTCGTCTTTCCCTCACCGCAGGCGTGGAGCGGCGGCGCCCGCTGGTTCCGTTGCGACCTGTTCGAGGTGGTCAGCCTGGACGACGACAGCGTCACGGCCCGCACCGCCAGCCTGCGCAACGCCCTGACGCCGGGATCCCCGCTGGCCCTGGGCTGCTTCGAACCGAAGATCAGCAATGACGACCTCGAGGAGATGCGCCCGGTCGCCTGCACCGCGAAGCACCACGCCGAGTTCGTCGGGGTCTACCCCTTCCCCGACGTCACGTACGCCGAGTTCAAGCGCAGCTCGACGCGGGCGCACAAGGCTTGCCGGAGCCTGACCGCGAAGTACGTGAAGGTGCCGGACAACAGCGACCTGCAGTACCGGGCCGGCACGATCATCTACCACCCCGTCGAGGAGCAGTGGAACGACGGCGACCGCGGGGTGCAGTGCTTCCTCTGGGTGGACGACCGGACGCTGACCCGGTCGCTCAAGGGCGCCGGCAGCAAGGGGCTGCCGATCCGCTGA
- a CDS encoding M28 family peptidase: MRRRTPTAGLALALFAALTATLAGAPASAAPAAAAPALAAAAAPDISVTNVQAHLTQLNSIATSNGGNRRAGSAGYTASVSYVKGKLQAAGYTVTEQTCTTCTYPASNLIAEWPQGPADQVVMFGAHLDSVAAGPGINDNGSGSATLLENALVLAQQNPTMTKRVRFAWWNGEEQGLQGSKFYVNQLTATQRGYIKGYYNFDMVASPNGGYFINRITSTTAAPLKAYWDSFGLQPEENTEGQGRSDDYSFANVGIPTSGYAAGASYTKTSAQASKWGGTAGSAYDSCYHRSCDTTANINATILNRAADGVAYAIWQLAVGGTPTNDFSVSVSPTSGSVARGGSTTATVSTATTSGSAQTVSLSAAGAPSGVTVSFSPSSVTSGGSATMTVTASSTAATGTYTITVTGTGSTTHSATYSLTVTGTGGCTGGQLIGNSSFESGTAPWTASSGVITNSSGQAARTGSYKAWLDGYGTSHTDTLSQSVTLPAGCSSYTLSFWLHIDTAETTSSTAYDKLTVQVGTTTLATYSNLNAAAGYTQRTFNLAAYAGQTVTLKWTGVEDVYLQTSFVLDDVTLQVG; encoded by the coding sequence ATGAGACGCCGCACCCCGACCGCGGGCCTCGCGCTCGCCCTCTTCGCCGCCCTGACGGCAACCCTCGCCGGCGCCCCCGCCTCCGCCGCCCCGGCCGCTGCCGCTCCCGCGCTGGCCGCCGCCGCCGCACCGGACATCTCGGTGACCAACGTCCAGGCCCATCTGACCCAGCTCAACAGCATCGCCACCAGCAACGGCGGCAACCGCCGGGCCGGTTCGGCCGGCTACACCGCCTCGGTGAGCTACGTGAAGGGCAAGCTCCAAGCCGCCGGCTACACCGTCACCGAGCAGACCTGCACCACCTGCACCTACCCGGCGAGCAACCTGATCGCCGAGTGGCCGCAGGGCCCCGCCGACCAGGTCGTCATGTTCGGCGCCCACCTGGACAGCGTCGCCGCCGGCCCGGGCATCAACGACAACGGCTCCGGCTCGGCCACCCTGCTGGAGAACGCCCTGGTGCTGGCGCAACAGAACCCGACCATGACCAAGCGGGTCCGGTTCGCCTGGTGGAACGGCGAGGAGCAGGGCCTGCAGGGCTCGAAGTTCTACGTCAACCAGCTCACCGCCACCCAGCGGGGCTACATCAAGGGCTACTACAACTTCGACATGGTCGCCTCGCCCAACGGCGGCTACTTCATCAACCGGATCACCTCCACCACGGCCGCGCCGCTGAAGGCGTACTGGGACTCGTTCGGCCTCCAGCCGGAGGAGAACACCGAGGGGCAGGGCCGCTCCGACGACTACTCCTTCGCCAACGTCGGCATCCCCACCTCCGGCTACGCGGCCGGCGCCAGCTACACCAAGACCTCCGCCCAGGCGAGCAAGTGGGGCGGCACCGCCGGATCCGCGTACGACTCCTGCTACCACCGGTCCTGCGACACCACCGCGAACATCAATGCGACCATTCTCAACCGCGCCGCTGACGGCGTGGCGTACGCCATCTGGCAGCTCGCCGTCGGTGGCACGCCGACCAACGACTTCTCCGTCTCGGTGAGCCCGACCTCCGGCAGCGTGGCCCGGGGCGGCTCCACCACCGCGACCGTCAGCACCGCCACCACCAGCGGCAGCGCCCAGACCGTCAGCCTCTCCGCCGCGGGCGCGCCCAGCGGGGTGACCGTGTCGTTCAGCCCGTCCTCGGTCACCTCGGGCGGCTCGGCCACCATGACGGTCACGGCCTCGTCGACGGCGGCCACCGGCACGTACACCATCACGGTCACCGGCACCGGATCGACCACCCACAGCGCCACCTACAGCCTCACCGTGACCGGCACGGGCGGCTGCACCGGCGGGCAGCTCATCGGCAACAGCAGCTTCGAGTCCGGCACCGCGCCGTGGACGGCCTCGTCCGGCGTGATCACCAACTCGAGCGGCCAGGCGGCGCGGACCGGGTCGTACAAGGCGTGGTTGGACGGGTACGGCACCTCACACACCGACACGCTGTCGCAGTCGGTGACCCTGCCGGCCGGGTGCTCCAGCTACACCCTGTCATTCTGGCTGCACATCGACACGGCGGAGACGACCTCGTCGACGGCGTACGACAAGCTGACCGTCCAGGTGGGCACGACCACGCTGGCGACGTACTCGAACCTCAACGCCGCCGCCGGCTACACGCAGCGCACCTTCAACCTGGCCGCGTACGCCGGGCAGACGGTGACCCTGAAGTGGACCGGCGTGGAGGACGTGTACCTGCAGACCAGTTTTGTCCTCGACGACGTGACGCTCCAGGTCGGCTGA
- a CDS encoding RsmB/NOP family class I SAM-dependent RNA methyltransferase codes for MGARRPGRRRRGARVTGPSRPARGERPGAERRGRRPARPAVDLPRHVAYQAIAAVHRDDAYANLVLPAMLRDEGLTGRDAAFATELTYGTLRHTGTLDAIVTDAAGRDVQRIDPPVRDALRLGVYQLLHTRVPAHAAVSSTVDLVRVVGPGATGFANAVLREVATRDADGWVAKLAPSIETDPIGHLALAYSHPQWIVRAFAEALGGDLGETARLLIEDNERPPVHLCARPGLADPVELADEVGGAPGAFSPYAVYLPGGAPGELPAVAQGRAHVQDEGSQLVANALAVAPLDGPDGRWLDLCAGPGGKAGLLGALAAQRDARLTAVEVAEHRARLVAQATRGLPVTVLNTDGRTVGSEPKLPEAHFDRVLVDAPCTGLGSLRRRPESRWRRQPSDLPPLTRLQRELLTAALRAVRPGGLVAYVTCSPHTVETHVTVTEAARRCGFPIDFVDARPMLPAGMPGLGDGPTVQLWPHRHGTDAMFLALLRRG; via the coding sequence CTGGGCGCGCGGCGCCCGGGTCGCCGCCGGCGAGGAGCTCGCGTGACCGGGCCGTCGCGGCCCGCGCGGGGCGAGCGACCCGGCGCCGAACGGCGGGGCCGCCGCCCGGCCCGTCCGGCCGTCGACCTGCCCCGGCACGTCGCGTACCAGGCCATCGCGGCGGTGCACCGGGACGACGCGTACGCCAACCTGGTGCTGCCGGCGATGCTGCGCGACGAGGGGCTGACCGGGCGGGACGCCGCGTTCGCCACCGAGCTGACCTACGGCACGCTGCGCCACACCGGCACGCTGGACGCGATCGTCACCGACGCGGCTGGCCGGGACGTGCAGCGGATCGACCCGCCGGTGCGGGACGCGCTCCGGCTCGGGGTGTACCAGCTGCTGCACACCCGGGTGCCGGCGCACGCGGCGGTCTCCTCCACCGTGGACCTGGTCCGGGTCGTCGGCCCCGGCGCCACCGGCTTCGCCAACGCGGTGCTCCGCGAGGTCGCCACCCGGGACGCCGACGGCTGGGTGGCGAAGCTCGCCCCGTCGATCGAGACCGACCCGATCGGTCACCTGGCGTTGGCGTACAGCCATCCGCAGTGGATCGTCCGAGCGTTCGCCGAGGCGCTCGGTGGCGACCTCGGCGAGACGGCCCGCCTGCTCATCGAGGACAATGAACGCCCGCCGGTGCACCTGTGCGCCCGTCCAGGCCTGGCGGACCCGGTGGAGCTGGCCGACGAGGTCGGCGGCGCCCCGGGTGCCTTCTCGCCGTACGCGGTCTACCTGCCCGGCGGCGCGCCAGGGGAGCTGCCGGCGGTGGCGCAGGGCCGCGCCCACGTCCAGGACGAGGGCTCACAGCTGGTGGCGAACGCGCTCGCGGTCGCGCCGCTGGACGGCCCGGACGGTCGCTGGCTGGACCTGTGTGCCGGCCCGGGCGGCAAGGCCGGCCTGCTCGGCGCGCTCGCCGCGCAGCGCGACGCCCGGCTCACCGCGGTCGAGGTCGCCGAGCACCGGGCCCGGCTGGTCGCCCAGGCCACCCGGGGCCTGCCGGTGACCGTGCTGAACACCGACGGGCGCACGGTCGGCAGCGAGCCGAAGCTGCCCGAGGCGCACTTCGACCGGGTGCTGGTCGACGCCCCGTGCACCGGGCTCGGCTCGCTGCGCCGCCGGCCCGAGTCGCGCTGGCGCCGCCAGCCGTCGGACCTGCCGCCGCTGACCCGCCTGCAGCGGGAGCTGCTCACCGCGGCGCTGCGCGCCGTCCGGCCCGGCGGGCTCGTCGCGTACGTGACCTGCTCACCGCACACGGTGGAGACGCACGTGACGGTGACCGAGGCGGCGCGCCGCTGCGGCTTCCCGATCGACTTCGTCGACGCCAGGCCCATGCTGCCCGCCGGCATGCCCGGGCTCGGCGACGGGCCCACGGTGCAGCTTTGGCCGCACCGGCACGGCACCGACGCGATGTTCCTGGCGCTGCTGCGCCGGGGCTGA